Within Microbaculum marinisediminis, the genomic segment GATGACGTGGTCGGCAAGCTGGAAGCGACGGTCGAAACTGCGCTCGGCGATGCCGCGATAGAGCACGTCACCGCGCTCCTCACCTTCCTTGGCGGCTTTTTCGCCGTGGATCGACAGGGTGTTTTCCTTGACCTCGATGGTCAGGTCGCTCTCGCCGAAGCCGGCTATCGCCATGGTGATGCGGTAGGCGTTCTCGCCGGTGCGCTCGATATTGTAGGGCGGGTAGCCGCCGGTCCCATTCTCGACATTGGCCATCTGGTCCATCATCGAAAACAGCCGATCGAAGCCGACGGTAGAGCGGTACAGGGGGGAAAGATCGAAGTGACGCATTGCATATCCT encodes:
- a CDS encoding Hsp20 family protein, which gives rise to MRHFDLSPLYRSTVGFDRLFSMMDQMANVENGTGGYPPYNIERTGENAYRITMAIAGFGESDLTIEVKENTLSIHGEKAAKEGEERGDVLYRGIAERSFDRRFQLADHVIVRGAALENGLLHVDLVREIPEALKPRTIEITTNTDEAKVIDQKAA